The genomic window AGAAGCCAGTTCTCAAGCCGTAGTATATGCACGCTACTGGTACTCTATATCTCTCCGGCATTACTGCGAATAGAGAAGAAGTAAAAGTTAGATCCATAACTACTTTTATGAATATAGCTATGAACCAAGCGAGAAATCCTATTCCATAAAACAATGGTTTAACTTTCTTATGTTTATTCCAGAAAACTATACTCCCTATTCCTACAGCTATCATTCCAAACCCAGCCAGAGCAAGCCAAGGATTAACCATGCCTGCATCACCTTTTTTTATATACTAGGTATAATATAACTAGAAAAACCAACATTAAAGCTAAACAGATGATAATGAACATGGGCATTATATGGCAGCCATGAAGATTATAAGTGAATATATCGGCGTATGCTAGGCCTACTATAGCGAAAGATATTGCTACGAGCATAGCAAGCCACTCCATAAAATCGTTAGTGGATATGCCTAGTTTAGGCTTGTAAAAAATTAGTGGTTTATTCTTAGCGAGATAAAAGAAAACCGCGTATAAAATAAAATCTAGGCTCGTTACAGTTATAACGCCTAGAACAAAGTTGAACTTGCCTTCGTACCTGTTTGGAAATCCAGAAATATCAAAGTGGACAGCTATGGTATCAGGTAGAAAGTTTGCAGTATAAACTATCATGGAATTTAGGACCATGTATAGGATTGTAAGAGCTGCCAAGTACTTGACTATTTTAGGGTTTAGTTTTAAAGGAACTATCTTGGATGGCTCCTCGATTTTTCTTCTGCCAGTTACCTTCTCGGCTAAATCGTCAACATATAGTATACTAACTGTAACACCAACTATTACTGAAATTTTGAAGAGAACAAGAAATGTTACCAAATACTCATTGTTTAGAAGCATAGAAAGAGACAAGAATAGAATACCAATGACCATGAATAATTTACTTATAAACTTATTACCTTTTATCCAAACTTCTTTATCTATTAATGTATAGCCTACTCTAAACCCAAAAATCGGATTTGGCTCTATTCTTGGGGTAATAAAATATGCTAATATGCTTGTTAAAATTATTAGCATTGAAAGAAATAAACCTATAAAGATCAACTCAATTCACCTCTTTCGGCTTTTTCTCTTATGCTATTAATAGCAGATACCATGTTATCCCACATTACAATAAGCTCTTTAAGCGAGGCTTCTCCAAGATTTGTTATTGTATAGTATTTTCTTGGAGGACCACTTTCAGATACGCCCCAGAAGGAATCTAACAGCTTTATTTTTTGCAATTTTTTAAGAACGGGATACAGAGTACCCTCCTTAAATACTATTTTTCCACTGCTTAAGGTGTTTACTAGTTGTATTATTTTGTATCCATATATTGGTCTTGGATAATACTTTACAATCATCAAAGTGAGTAAAGTATATGCTACGCTCAGTAATTCCTTTTTAAATTCTTCTATTTGTCCCTTCACTATATTGAACCTCAATGTATATAGAACTTCGATATATTTATGCTTTTCTATCTAATACATGAGCATATAACTTAAAACATGGCTACCATTACATCCTCACTGCTAAAAATCGGAATATTATCATCAATAGCTATATTATACAAATACTCTAAGCATCTTGCACACTTTCATTCTTATATCAGTAGCCTAAGAAAATGCAGAAACTTCTTCGATTCTCCATTTATTCATTATTAATAGTTAAGTCCATCACTTGCAAAACTATTAATATCAAAATTGACATAAGAGAATATATTTACCACATTGTACATTAAGTATTTAGGAGATGATATGGATATTAAAAAATTAACGATAGAATTAACAAAGGAAAAAGAAAAGCTAGAATATTATACACAAGTTAACTTAGAATCTTTCGTAACTAATAAAGAAATCGTAAGCGAGACTAAAATCACTTTATTTAAGACAGCTGACATACTTAATTCTATATTGCATCAAATCGCTCTAAAACGCGTTGGCAGGCTTCCTAAGAGTAGTTCAGAATGCGTAAACTTTCTTATAAAAAACAATTACTTGAGCAGGAAGCTTGGAGGGAGCTTTAAAAAGCTTTTTAGATTTCTATTCTTTAATTACGACGTCTCAGCCGTCGAAGACGAAAAAGAAATCTACGACGTCGCCAAGAAAACAGCCGAAGACTTAAACAAGTTCATAAAAGAAAAGCTTTAATGGAAACATGCAAGTTATAAATTTTAATAAATACTTAAACTGTATAGTTTTAGTTTTGCTATTCCTAACGATTGAAATTTCTCCCTATTTCGAATACTACGAATACGATAAAAATATGGCTTTAAACGCCGAAATCGCGATACTACGTGAAACAGATAACGTTATAATATACAAAGTCTACTACGATAGCCCAATGGGAGGTAGAGTCCCCGCCCTCCTCTCCATCCCAAAAAGTGGCGAACCTTCCTTCCCCTGTATCATTTTCTTACACGGATATGGAGGAAAGAAAGAGAATATATTAGATGCAACAGATTACGTTGCGCAATTAGGATATGCTGTTTTCGCAATCGATGCGCAATACCACGGTGAGCGCAAAGTTCCGGGAGTAGAGCTTTACTCTCCTAATTTTACGAGAACAATTAACGGTATTATACAAACAGTTATAGACTTACGTAGAGGAATAGATTTCCTTGAAACCGTAGAAAAAATCGATAGCTCGCGCATAGGATATCTTGGAGCAAGCATGGGAGGCATATTAGGCGCTATTTTCATCTCTGTAGAACCACGAGTTAAAGCCGCTGTTTTGATCGTTCCCGGTGGAAACATGAGCCTCATGATCAAAGAAAGTAAGCATCCGTCTGTCTCTCTCATAAGAGAATATATTCAAAAAACGGGTTTAAGCTATGATTATCTTCAAAAAATGCTGGATCCTATAGATCCCATTAACTTTATAGAATACTACTCGCCCAGGCCTGTTCAGTTTCACTGTGGTGTTTACGACGATATCGTACCGGCAGAAGCTTGCAGGCAGCTTTATGAGCGCGCGCGTGAGCCAAAAGAGATATATTGGTACGAGTCTGGTCATGCTTTAAAACCTGAAGAGCTGGTGGTACTTAGAGCTATTAACTTCTTTAATAAACATCTTAAAGCTGTAAAACCTAGTAAAGTAGAAAATAAAGAATATTATATTGTAAAGCTCGAAAATATACCCGATTATAGCCTGCTTATCTTACTAGCTTGGATTATTCTTTTAAGTATAGCAACAGCAGTTTATATTCTATACAAATTAAAGAAAATCTAGGTATTAAGGCAATATCGTATGCGCATTTAGGATAGGCTGATAAATCATGTTGGCTACTGTCGCTTTAAGTATAAAATCCAATATTATTGCTATGATGGCTACG from Thermoproteales archaeon includes these protein-coding regions:
- a CDS encoding SdpI family protein, with protein sequence MIFIGLFLSMLIILTSILAYFITPRIEPNPIFGFRVGYTLIDKEVWIKGNKFISKLFMVIGILFLSLSMLLNNEYLVTFLVLFKISVIVGVTVSILYVDDLAEKVTGRRKIEEPSKIVPLKLNPKIVKYLAALTILYMVLNSMIVYTANFLPDTIAVHFDISGFPNRYEGKFNFVLGVITVTSLDFILYAVFFYLAKNKPLIFYKPKLGISTNDFMEWLAMLVAISFAIVGLAYADIFTYNLHGCHIMPMFIIICLALMLVFLVILYLVYKKR
- a CDS encoding helix-turn-helix transcriptional regulator, coding for MRFNIVKGQIEEFKKELLSVAYTLLTLMIVKYYPRPIYGYKIIQLVNTLSSGKIVFKEGTLYPVLKKLQKIKLLDSFWGVSESGPPRKYYTITNLGEASLKELIVMWDNMVSAINSIREKAERGELS
- a CDS encoding acetylxylan esterase; protein product: MQVINFNKYLNCIVLVLLFLTIEISPYFEYYEYDKNMALNAEIAILRETDNVIIYKVYYDSPMGGRVPALLSIPKSGEPSFPCIIFLHGYGGKKENILDATDYVAQLGYAVFAIDAQYHGERKVPGVELYSPNFTRTINGIIQTVIDLRRGIDFLETVEKIDSSRIGYLGASMGGILGAIFISVEPRVKAAVLIVPGGNMSLMIKESKHPSVSLIREYIQKTGLSYDYLQKMLDPIDPINFIEYYSPRPVQFHCGVYDDIVPAEACRQLYERAREPKEIYWYESGHALKPEELVVLRAINFFNKHLKAVKPSKVENKEYYIVKLENIPDYSLLILLAWIILLSIATAVYILYKLKKI